A single window of Ovis aries strain OAR_USU_Benz2616 breed Rambouillet chromosome 24, ARS-UI_Ramb_v3.0, whole genome shotgun sequence DNA harbors:
- the IL21R gene encoding interleukin-21 receptor isoform X1: MPCAWAATLLLLMLQGTWGCSNLVCYTDYIETITCILETWAGHPDSLTLTWQDTFEELEDEVTSCSLLQSTHNATHAEYTCHMKVFSLVADDFFNVSMTDPSGNYSKECGSFMVAASIKPSPPFNVTVSFSGNYNISWSSSSSSSPRDLVYALKDKLQYELRYRKVGEPWAQSPGRKLISEDSRSVLLLPLEFHSGSNYELQVRAGPQPGSTFQGTWSEWSEPVVFHTQPEERKGDLYLHLVPILLILVCLIFVFLGLKVPWRPWEKVWLQVSSPKPFFQPLYVGHSGDFKKWVGTPFTASSLELRPWSPGVHLALEMCSPCPPQGTAKGLVPTELPEPTELVEADGVPEPGSWGPVPSTAGSLGSSVYSQEKDRLYGLVSIDTVTVVDAEGLCDWPCTCGDDGYPALNLDTGLEPGPGTEDPLLSTEATILSCGCVSAGGPVRPGSLLDRLRLSHEDEADWTPGPSDSEAGSPPVGLDMNTFDSGFADSDCGSPVESDFSSPRDEEPPRSYLRQWVVTAPSPTPPGSQAS; this comes from the exons ATGCCGTGTGCCTGGGCTGCGACTTTGCTCCTGCTAATGCTCCAGGGAA CCTGGGGCTGCTCCAACCTCGTCTGCTACACCGATTACATCGAGACTATCACCTGCATCCTGGAGACATGGGCCGGGCACCCCGACTCGCTCACCCTCACCTG GCAAGACACATTTGAAGAACTGGAGGATGAAGTCACCTCCTGCAGCCTCCTCCAGTCCACCCACAATGCCACCCATGCGGAGTACACGTGCCACATGAAAGTGTTCTCCCTCGTGGCTGACGACTTCTTCAATGTAAGCATGACAGACCCATCCGGCAACTACTCCAAGGAGTGTGGCAGCTTTATGGTGGCTGCGAGCA TCAAGCCATCTCCCCCTTTCAACGTGACCGTGAGCTTCTCCGGAAATTATAACATCTCCTGgagttccagttccagttccagtCCCAGGGACCTTGTCTACGCCCTGAAGGACAAACTTCAGTATGAGCTGCGGTACAGGAAGGTTGGAGAACCCTGGGCTCAG AGTCCAGGGAGAAAGCTGATCTCAGAGGATTCCAGAAGCGTCCTTCTCCTCCCTTTGGAGTTCCACAGCGGCTCAAACTACGAGCTGCAGGTGCGGGCAGGGCCCCAGCCCGGCTCCACCTTCCAGGGCACCTGGAGCGAATGGAGTGAGCCAGTCGTCTTTCACACCCAGCCGGAAG agagaaagggagaccTGTATCTTCACCTGGTTCCCATCCTGCTCATCCTGGTCTGCCTCATCTTTGTCTTCTTGGGcctgaaggtcccttggag GCCGTGGGAAAAGGTGTGGCTGCAGGTGTCCAGCCCGAAGCCCTTCTTCCAGCCCCTGTACGTGGGCCACAGCGGAGACTTCAAG AAATGGGTGGGCACACCCTTCACTGCCTCCAGCCTGGAGCTGAGACCCTGGAGCCCCGGGGTACACTTGGCCCTGGAGATGTGCAGCCCGTGCCCACCGCAGGGTACAGCCAAGGGTCTGGTGCCCACGGAGCTGCCGGAACCCACAGAACTGGTGGAAGCTGACGGGGTGCCTGAGCCGGGCTCCTGGGGCCCAGTGCcctccactgcaggcagcttGGGCAGCTCGGTTTACAGCCAGGAGAAGGACCGGCTATATGGCCTGGTGTCCATCGACACGGTGACCGTGGTGGATGCAGAGGGGCTGTGTGACTGGCCCTGCACCTGTGGGGATGATGGCTACCCTGCCCTGAACCTGGACACTGGCCTGGAGCCTGGCCCAGGCACAGAGGATCCGCTCCTGAGCACGGAGGCCACAATCCTGTCTTGTGGCTGCGTCTCGGCCGGTGGCCCCGTGAGGCCGGGCAGCCTCCTTGACCGGCTAAGGCTGTCCCATGAGGATGAGGCAGATTGGACACCCGGGCCGTCGGACAGTGAGGCAGGCTCACCTCCGGTCGGCCTGGACATGAACACGTTTGACAGCGGCTTTGCGGACTCTGATTGTGGCAGCCCTGTGGAGAGTGACTTCAGCAGCCCCAGGGACGAGGAACCCCCCAGGAGCTACCTCCGACAGTGGGTGGTCACGGCCCCTTCACCTACGCCACCGGGATCCCAGGCCAGCTAG
- the IL21R gene encoding interleukin-21 receptor precursor (The RefSeq protein has 2 substitutions compared to this genomic sequence): MPCAWAATLLLLMLQGTWGCSNLVCYTDYIETITCILETWAGHPDSLTLTWHDTFEELEDEVTSCSLLQSTHNATHAEYTCHMKVFSLVADDFFNVSMTDPSGNYSKECGSFMVAASIKPSPPFNVTVSFSGNYNISWSSSSSSSPRDLVYALKDKLQYELRYRKVGEPWAQSPGRKLISEDSRSVLLLPLEFHSGSNYELQVRAGPQPGSTFQGTWSEWSEPVVFHTQPEERKGDLYLHLVPILLILVCLIFVFLGLKVPWRPWEKVWLQVSSPKPFFQPLYVGHSGDFKKWVGTPFTASSLELRPWSPGVHLALEMCSPCPPQGTAKGLVPTELPEPTELVEADGVPEPGSWGPVPSTAGSLGSSVYSQEKDRLYGLVSIDTVTVVDAEGLCDWPCTCGDDGYPALNLDTGLEPGPGTEDPLLSTEATILSCGCVSAGGPVRPGSLLDRLRLSHEDEADWTPGPSDSEAGSPPVGLDMNTFDSGFADSDWGSPVESDFSSPRDEEPPRSYLRQWVVTAPSPTPPGSQAS; this comes from the exons ATGCCGTGTGCCTGGGCTGCGACTTTGCTCCTGCTAATGCTCCAGGGAA CCTGGGGCTGCTCCAACCTCGTCTGCTACACCGATTACATCGAGACTATCACCTGCATCCTGGAGACATGGGCCGGGCACCCCGACTCGCTCACCCTCACCTG GCAAGACACATTTGAAGAACTGGAGGATGAAGTCACCTCCTGCAGCCTCCTCCAGTCCACCCACAATGCCACCCATGCGGAGTACACGTGCCACATGAAAGTGTTCTCCCTCGTGGCTGACGACTTCTTCAATGTAAGCATGACAGACCCATCCGGCAACTACTCCAAGGAGTGTGGCAGCTTTATGGTGGCTGCGAGCA TCAAGCCATCTCCCCCTTTCAACGTGACCGTGAGCTTCTCCGGAAATTATAACATCTCCTGgagttccagttccagttccagtCCCAGGGACCTTGTCTACGCCCTGAAGGACAAACTTCAGTATGAGCTGCGGTACAGGAAGGTTGGAGAACCCTGGGCTCAG AGTCCAGGGAGAAAGCTGATCTCAGAGGATTCCAGAAGCGTCCTTCTCCTCCCTTTGGAGTTCCACAGCGGCTCAAACTACGAGCTGCAGGTGCGGGCAGGGCCCCAGCCCGGCTCCACCTTCCAGGGCACCTGGAGCGAATGGAGTGAGCCAGTCGTCTTTCACACCCAGCCGGAAG agagaaagggagaccTGTATCTTCACCTGGTTCCCATCCTGCTCATCCTGGTCTGCCTCATCTTTGTCTTCTTGGGcctgaaggtcccttggag GCCGTGGGAAAAGGTGTGGCTGCAGGTGTCCAGCCCGAAGCCCTTCTTCCAGCCCCTGTACGTGGGCCACAGCGGAGACTTCAAG AAATGGGTGGGCACACCCTTCACTGCCTCCAGCCTGGAGCTGAGACCCTGGAGCCCCGGGGTACACTTGGCCCTGGAGATGTGCAGCCCGTGCCCACCGCAGGGTACAGCCAAGGGTCTGGTGCCCACGGAGCTGCCGGAACCCACAGAACTGGTGGAAGCTGACGGGGTGCCTGAGCCGGGCTCCTGGGGCCCAGTGCcctccactgcaggcagcttGGGCAGCTCGGTTTACAGCCAGGAGAAGGACCGGCTATATGGCCTGGTGTCCATCGACACGGTGACCGTGGTGGATGCAGAGGGGCTGTGTGACTGGCCCTGCACCTGTGGGGATGATGGCTACCCTGCCCTGAACCTGGACACTGGCCTGGAGCCTGGCCCAGGCACAGAGGATCCGCTCCTGAGCACGGAGGCCACAATCCTGTCTTGTGGCTGCGTCTCGGCCGGTGGCCCCGTGAGGCCGGGCAGCCTCCTTGACCGGCTAAGGCTGTCCCATGAGGATGAGGCAGATTGGACACCCGGGCCGTCGGACAGTGAGGCAGGCTCACCTCCGGTCGGCCTGGACATGAACACGTTTGACAGCGGCTTTGCGGACTCTGATTGTGGCAGCCCTGTGGAGAGTGACTTCAGCAGCCCCAGGGACGAGGAACCCCCCAGGAGCTACCTCCGACAGTGGGTGGTCACGGCCCCTTCACCTACGCCACCGGGATCCCAGGCCAGCTAG
- the IL21R gene encoding interleukin-21 receptor isoform X2, producing the protein MKVFSLVADDFFNVSMTDPSGNYSKECGSFMVAASIKPSPPFNVTVSFSGNYNISWSSSSSSSPRDLVYALKDKLQYELRYRKVGEPWAQSPGRKLISEDSRSVLLLPLEFHSGSNYELQVRAGPQPGSTFQGTWSEWSEPVVFHTQPEERKGDLYLHLVPILLILVCLIFVFLGLKVPWRPWEKVWLQVSSPKPFFQPLYVGHSGDFKKWVGTPFTASSLELRPWSPGVHLALEMCSPCPPQGTAKGLVPTELPEPTELVEADGVPEPGSWGPVPSTAGSLGSSVYSQEKDRLYGLVSIDTVTVVDAEGLCDWPCTCGDDGYPALNLDTGLEPGPGTEDPLLSTEATILSCGCVSAGGPVRPGSLLDRLRLSHEDEADWTPGPSDSEAGSPPVGLDMNTFDSGFADSDCGSPVESDFSSPRDEEPPRSYLRQWVVTAPSPTPPGSQAS; encoded by the exons ATGAAAGTGTTCTCCCTCGTGGCTGACGACTTCTTCAATGTAAGCATGACAGACCCATCCGGCAACTACTCCAAGGAGTGTGGCAGCTTTATGGTGGCTGCGAGCA TCAAGCCATCTCCCCCTTTCAACGTGACCGTGAGCTTCTCCGGAAATTATAACATCTCCTGgagttccagttccagttccagtCCCAGGGACCTTGTCTACGCCCTGAAGGACAAACTTCAGTATGAGCTGCGGTACAGGAAGGTTGGAGAACCCTGGGCTCAG AGTCCAGGGAGAAAGCTGATCTCAGAGGATTCCAGAAGCGTCCTTCTCCTCCCTTTGGAGTTCCACAGCGGCTCAAACTACGAGCTGCAGGTGCGGGCAGGGCCCCAGCCCGGCTCCACCTTCCAGGGCACCTGGAGCGAATGGAGTGAGCCAGTCGTCTTTCACACCCAGCCGGAAG agagaaagggagaccTGTATCTTCACCTGGTTCCCATCCTGCTCATCCTGGTCTGCCTCATCTTTGTCTTCTTGGGcctgaaggtcccttggag GCCGTGGGAAAAGGTGTGGCTGCAGGTGTCCAGCCCGAAGCCCTTCTTCCAGCCCCTGTACGTGGGCCACAGCGGAGACTTCAAG AAATGGGTGGGCACACCCTTCACTGCCTCCAGCCTGGAGCTGAGACCCTGGAGCCCCGGGGTACACTTGGCCCTGGAGATGTGCAGCCCGTGCCCACCGCAGGGTACAGCCAAGGGTCTGGTGCCCACGGAGCTGCCGGAACCCACAGAACTGGTGGAAGCTGACGGGGTGCCTGAGCCGGGCTCCTGGGGCCCAGTGCcctccactgcaggcagcttGGGCAGCTCGGTTTACAGCCAGGAGAAGGACCGGCTATATGGCCTGGTGTCCATCGACACGGTGACCGTGGTGGATGCAGAGGGGCTGTGTGACTGGCCCTGCACCTGTGGGGATGATGGCTACCCTGCCCTGAACCTGGACACTGGCCTGGAGCCTGGCCCAGGCACAGAGGATCCGCTCCTGAGCACGGAGGCCACAATCCTGTCTTGTGGCTGCGTCTCGGCCGGTGGCCCCGTGAGGCCGGGCAGCCTCCTTGACCGGCTAAGGCTGTCCCATGAGGATGAGGCAGATTGGACACCCGGGCCGTCGGACAGTGAGGCAGGCTCACCTCCGGTCGGCCTGGACATGAACACGTTTGACAGCGGCTTTGCGGACTCTGATTGTGGCAGCCCTGTGGAGAGTGACTTCAGCAGCCCCAGGGACGAGGAACCCCCCAGGAGCTACCTCCGACAGTGGGTGGTCACGGCCCCTTCACCTACGCCACCGGGATCCCAGGCCAGCTAG